A part of Setaria viridis chromosome 8, Setaria_viridis_v4.0, whole genome shotgun sequence genomic DNA contains:
- the LOC140220333 gene encoding probable serine/threonine-protein kinase PBL9 — protein MGHVVEASVGDHVGDVKSANILLDNDLKPKVSDFGSSKLLAMGMYSRSVVADISYLDPVYMKTGRFTEKSDVYSFGVVLLELITRKTARYDGDKSLPIEFVKPWKRDGGNKRGMYDSDILPADHGSAQSQVYMECLDRIGELAVRCLMEDVEERPTMAEVLEELKQVKRRADEAGM, from the coding sequence ATGGGGCACGTCGTAGAGGCTTCCGTTGGGGACCACGTCGGCGACGTCAAGTCTgccaacatcctcctcgacAACGACCTCAAGCCCAAGGTCTCCGACTTCGGGTCGTCCAAGCTGTTGGCCATGGGAATGTACTCCAGGTCCGTGGTAGCGGATATCAGCTACCTAGACCCGGTGTACATGAAGACTGGGCGTTTCACGGAGAAGAGCGACgtctacagcttcggcgtggtgCTCCTGGAGCTCATCACCCGGAAGACGGCGAGGTATGATGGGGATAAGAGCCTCCCTATAGAGTTCGTCAAGCCCTGGAAGCGCGACGGCGGGAACAAGAGAGGGATGTACGACAGTGACATCTTGCCAGCTGATCATGGCAGTGCTCAGTCTCAAGTTTACATGGAGTGCCTCGACAGGATTGGGGAGCTTGCTGTCCGGTGCCTCATGGAGGACGTGGAGGAGAGACCCACCATGGCAGAGGTGCTGGAGGAGCTTAAGCAAGTTAAAAGGCGCGCAGATGAAGCAGGCATGTGA
- the LOC117833494 gene encoding uncharacterized protein: MEIETSAAPAAAVAGDELRRLLAATLSPDKASVDAAAAGLDRAAADPRFPLAILAVAAGDGDQGVRVAAATYLKNFTRRNMEGSLSSSELYKEFRDQLAQALLRVEPAILRVLIEAFRPVVEKDFVKNNLWPELTPQLKLVIQSSNLISPGQHPEWNTINALKVLQSVVRPFQYFLNPKVAKEPVPQQLEQIAAEILVPLQVTFHHFADKVLLSPDEARMEYEQLLLITCKCMYFTVRSYMPSRMKQILPSFCKDMLRILDSLNFNSLPEDGALVRLKIAKRCLIIFCALVTRHRKHADDQMPHIVNCAIKISKQSINLSKLDSLPNRIFSLAFDVISRVLETGPGWRLVSPHFSSLLDSAIFPALALNEKDIAEWEEDTDEYVQKNLPSELDEISGWTEDLFTARKSAINLLGVIALSKGPPVASAASKRKKGDKSKGKSERSSIGELLVIPFLSKFPIPSHGENASSIAVRNYFGVLMAYGGLQDFLTEKKDLTVTLIRNRILPLYSLDPCSPYLISTANWVIGQLAICLPEAMSKSIYHSLMKALTMEDVEDITCYPVYASASGAIAELIENSYAPPDWLVLLQTVVKRISTGDENESALLFKLLGTIVEGGQEKIMPHIPEIVSNIANTIMKLLPPVPEPWPQVVEQGFASLVAMAQAWESSAPDENRKHEKRVWQSGQSAIAQTFSLLLQKAWLLPVQENSCSALPPPSCVNDASVLLEFVMRSVTCMEETASMKVFELVVVWADTIANWDSWEEMEDQEVFNTIKEAVNFHQRFDLTGFFLKMLPSQSENGSQSSIIGRVSNFVTRAIAAYPSATWRACSCIHTLLHAPNFSLGTEDARKTVAVSFAQAAFSHFKSISDSPAGIWKPLLLAISSCYICYPDVIEQVLNNYDGNGYAIWASALAQVSSSSFSPGLSSESEIKLALLTLSTVIERLLVLSMGGTKLLQDCYVSLMESCIQLKEVQEDGDNDDDDDGAEDLDDEEEEEDTDDDDEDSEDDDVREETEEEFLERYALAAAGESIEVVEEGDLDEETQDIELGSLDEVDVQQVILCLVQNQPALQAQTLPGSLVERIAEAFPEYEHLAQIHRQA, translated from the exons AAATTTCACCCGGCGCAATATGGAGGGCAGCCTGTCTTCGTCTGAGCTGTACAAGGAATTCCGGGATCAACTTGCCCAGGCTTTACTTCGAGTGGAACCTGCAATTCTTCGAGTGCTGATTGAAGCT TTCCGACCAGTTGTGGAAAAAGATTTTGTCAAGAATAACTTGTGGCCTGAGCTTACCCCCCAGTTGAAACTAGTGATCCAGAGCAGCAATCTTATTAGTCCAGGCCAGCATCCTGAGTGGAATACCATTAATGCTCTCAAAGTACTTCAATCTGTTGTTAGGCCCTTCCAG TATTTCTTGAATCCAAAAGTTGCAAAAGAGCCTGTTCCACAACAGTTAGAGCAAATTGCAGCTGAGATTCTTGTACCATTGCAAGTGACATTCCATCACTTTGCTGACAAG GTTCTGTTGTCACCTGATGAGGCTAGAATGGAATATGAGCAGCTATTACTCATCACATGCAAATGCATGTATTTCACT GTGAGGTCATACATGCCATCTAGGATGAAGCAAATTTTGCCTTCCTTTTGCAAAGACATGTTGCGCATACTAGATTCTTTGAACTTTAATAGCCTTCCTGAAGATGGAGCTTTGGTGAGGCTCAAGATTGCAAAGAGATGTCTTATCATATTTTGTGCACTTGTTACTCGTCACCGGAAACATGCAGATGA CCAGATGCCTCACATTGTCAACTGTGCAATCAAAATATCAAAACAGAGCATCAATTTAAGT AAACTCGACTCTCTCCCCAATCGGATTTTTTCATTAGCATTTGATGTGATTTCTCGAGTATTGGAAACAGGACCG GGATGGCGACTTGTTTCGCCACATTTTTCTTCACTTCTGGATTCAGCAATTTTTCCAGCATTAGCATTGAATGAGAAG GATATAGCAGAGTGGGAGGAGGATACTGATGAGTATGTGCAAAAGAATCTTCCTTCTGAACTT GATGAAATTTCAGGATGGACTGAGGATTTATTCACTGCCAGGAAAAGTGCAATCAATTTACTTGGTGTTATAGCGCTGTCAAAG GGTCCACCAGTTGCATCTGCAGCATCCAAGCGCAAGAAAGGTGATAAAAGTAAAGGAAAATCAGAAAGGAGCTCCATTGGGGAGTTATTGGTCATCCCATTCCTATCAAAGTTTCCTataccttcccatggtgaaaaTGCATCATCAATTGCTGTGCGGAA TTATTTTGGCGTTTTAATGGCATATGGAGGCCTCCAAGAT TTTCTGACTGAGAAGAAAGATTTAACAGTTACATTGATCAGGAATCGGATTCTTCCATTGTATTCGTTGGATCCATGCAGCCCATATCTGATTTCAACAGCTAATTGGGTTATTGGACAGCTTGCGATATGCCTACCAGAG GCCATGAGCAAGAGTATTTATCATTCCTTAATGAAGGCGTTGACCATGGAGGATGTGGAGGATATAACTTGCTATCCAGTTTATGCCTCTGCTTCTGGTGCTATTGCAGAACTCATTGAG AACAGTTATGCTCCACCTGACTGGCTCGTTCTTTTGCAAACGGTTGTGAAAAGAATAAGTACTGGAGATGAAAATGAGTCTGCTCTTCTGTTTAAGCTTCTGGGCACTATAGTTGAGGGTGGGCAAGAAAAAATTATGCCTCATATTCCTGAAATTGTGTCTAACATTGCCAATACCATAATGAAGCTCCTGCCCCCTGTTCCAGAGCCCTGGCCTCAG GTTGTTGAACAGGGTTTTGCTTCACTGGTAGCGATGGCTCAAGCTTGGGAGAGCTCTGCGCCAGATGAAAACAGGAAACATGAAAAGAGGGTCTGGCAGTCAGGCCAGTCTGCTATTGCTCAAACATTTTCGTTGCTGCTACAAAAAGCTTGGTTATTGCCAGTTCAGGAGAACTCTTGTTCTGCATTGCCACCTCCGTCATGCGTAAATGATGCTTCTGTGTTACTTGAGTTTGTCATGAGGTCTGTGACTTGCATGGAAGAAACTGCAAGTATGAAGGTCTTTGAACTAGTAGTTGTATGGGCTGACACTATTGCTAACTGGGACTCCTGGGAGGAGATGGAGGATCAGGAAGTTTTCAATACAATTAAAGAAGCTGTCAATTTCCACCAAAGATTTGACCTCACCGGTTTCTTCCTAAAAATGCTTCCTTCGCAGTCTGAAAATGGTTCACAGAGTTCAATCATTGGCCGGGTTTCTAATTTTGTCACGAGGGCCATTGCAGCCTACCCATCTGCCACATGGAGGGCATGCTCATGCATCCATACGCTACTGCATGCTCCAAATTTCTCCCTTGGAACAGAAGATGCTAGAAAGACTGTTGCTGTATCCTTTGCGCAAGCAGCATTTTCCCATTTCAAGTCTATATCTGACAGTCCTGCTGGGATATGGAAACCACTTTTGCTGGCAATTTCGTCATGCTACATTTGCTATCCAGATGTCATTGAACAAGTCTTGAACAACTATGATGGTAATGGTTATGCAATCTGGGCATCTGCATTGGCACAAGTCTCAAGCAGCTcattcagtcctggcctgtcaTCTGAATCTGAGATCAAATTAGCTT TGCTAACGTTATCGACTGTGATTGAGCGTCTCCTGGTCCTTTCCATGGGTGGTACTAAACTGTTGCAAGACTGCTATGTATCATTGATGGAATCTTGCATTCAGCTGAAGGAAGTTCAAGAGGATGGGGATaatgacgatgacgacgatggcgctgaagatcttgatgatgaggaagaggaggaagatacTGACGATGACGATGAG GATTCGGAGGATGATGATGTGCGAGAAGAGACGGAGGAAGAATTCCTTGAACGATATGCGCTGGCGGCTGCGGGTGAGTCGATCGAGGTTGTCGAGGAAGGAGATCTGGATGAGGAAACCCAAGACATTGAATTGG GTTCTCTGGATGAAGTGGACGTGCAACAAGTGATCCTCTGTCTGGTGCAGAACCAGCCCGCTTTGCAGGCCCAAACGTTGCCGGGCAGCCTAGTCGAGCGGATCGCAGAGGCATTTCCTGAATATGAACATTTGGCCCAAATTCATCGACAAGCTTAA